The following are encoded in a window of Rosa chinensis cultivar Old Blush chromosome 4, RchiOBHm-V2, whole genome shotgun sequence genomic DNA:
- the LOC112195815 gene encoding GDSL esterase/lipase CPRD49 isoform X1, which produces MVGPARPQFVLFGSSIVQLSFSHRGWGSILSDVYARKADILLRGYFGWNSRRALEVLDQVFPKDAAVQPSLLIVYFGGNDSMGPHPSGLGSHVPLPEYVENMRKIASHLQSLSDSTRIIFLSCPPVNEAAIRANKSPYLSELVRTNELCQQYSEACIKLCQEMDIKVVDLFTAIQKGDNCFTDGIHLSAEGSKIVAEEIVKVLREADWKPSLHWKSMPTEFAEDSPYYPVAADGKTPINPSEWTFYREFHI; this is translated from the exons ATGGTGGGACCCGCGAGGCCTCAGTTTGTTCTATTCGGATCCTCCATAGTCCAGCTCAGCTTCAGCCACCGCGGCTGGGGCTCCATTCTCTCCGACGTCTACGCTCGCAAA GCAGACATATTGCTGCGTGGTTACTTTGGATGGAATTCACGGCGTGCTCTAGAGGTGCTTGATCAAGTTTTTCCCAAG GATGCAGCTGTGCAACCTTCTTTGTTGATAGTCTATTTTGGCGGTAATGATTCCATGGGGCCTCATCCATCTGGGCTAGGATCTCATGTACCACTTCCTGAGTATGTTGAGAACATGAGGAAGATTGCGAGTCATCTCCAG AGCCTTTCAGATTCAACGCGCATCATTTTTCTTAGTTGTCCTCCTGTGAATGAGGCCGCAATTCGTGCAAATAAAAG tCCCTATCTCAGTGAGTTAGTAAGAACGAATGAGCTATGCCAACAATATTCAGAAGCTTGTATAAAGCTATGCCAGGAAATGGATATCAAGGTGGTTGATCTTTTTACGGCAATACAGAAAGGAGATAACTGTTTTAC aGATGGGATTCATTTATCAGCTGAAGGGAGCAAAATAGTGGCGGAGGAGATAGTGAAAGTACTGAGAGAAGCTGACTGGAAGCCAAGTTTGCACTGGAAATCCATGCCAACAGAATTTGCAGAGGATTCACCATATTATCCTGTTGCAGCTGATGGAAAGACGCCGATAAATCCCTCTGAATGGACGTTTTATAGAGAGTTTCACATATAG
- the LOC112195815 gene encoding GDSL esterase/lipase CPRD49 isoform X2, whose translation MVGPARPQFVLFGSSIVQLSFSHRGWGSILSDVYARKADILLRGYFGWNSRRALEVLDQVFPKDAAVQPSLLIVYFGGNDSMGPHPSGLGSHVPLPEYVENMRKIASHLQSLSDSTRIIFLSCPPVNEAAIRANKRDGIHLSAEGSKIVAEEIVKVLREADWKPSLHWKSMPTEFAEDSPYYPVAADGKTPINPSEWTFYREFHI comes from the exons ATGGTGGGACCCGCGAGGCCTCAGTTTGTTCTATTCGGATCCTCCATAGTCCAGCTCAGCTTCAGCCACCGCGGCTGGGGCTCCATTCTCTCCGACGTCTACGCTCGCAAA GCAGACATATTGCTGCGTGGTTACTTTGGATGGAATTCACGGCGTGCTCTAGAGGTGCTTGATCAAGTTTTTCCCAAG GATGCAGCTGTGCAACCTTCTTTGTTGATAGTCTATTTTGGCGGTAATGATTCCATGGGGCCTCATCCATCTGGGCTAGGATCTCATGTACCACTTCCTGAGTATGTTGAGAACATGAGGAAGATTGCGAGTCATCTCCAG AGCCTTTCAGATTCAACGCGCATCATTTTTCTTAGTTGTCCTCCTGTGAATGAGGCCGCAATTCGTGCAAATAAAAG aGATGGGATTCATTTATCAGCTGAAGGGAGCAAAATAGTGGCGGAGGAGATAGTGAAAGTACTGAGAGAAGCTGACTGGAAGCCAAGTTTGCACTGGAAATCCATGCCAACAGAATTTGCAGAGGATTCACCATATTATCCTGTTGCAGCTGATGGAAAGACGCCGATAAATCCCTCTGAATGGACGTTTTATAGAGAGTTTCACATATAG